From the genome of Sphingobacterium sp. UGAL515B_05:
ATGTCTATATTAAGACCAGTGAGGAACTGAATCCCGAACAACAACAATTTGTGAGTGACTATTATCAGGATGAGGTGGAATCGAACGTCATTCCTTTGATATTGGACGATATACGACCTATGCCCTATATTCGAGATAAGAGCCTTTACTTGGGTATTGCGATGGGAAAACAGGAATGGCAGTATGAAACTAAATTTGCACTCATCGAAATCCCTACCAGTCAAAATGGACGCTTCGTACAATTACCTTCGCCAAAAGATGAAAAGCATATTATACTTTTGGAGGATGTTATCAAGTTTAATCTTCCATTAATATTTTCCTATTTCGGTTTTGATGTATTCAATGCACATGTCTTTAAAGTAACAAAAGACGCCGAATTTGACATTGACAATGACATCAACACGACGCTCGTTGAGAAGATAAGCAAAGGGGTAAAAAACAGAAGAAAAGGTAAACCTACCCGGTTTATTTTCGATCAAGAAATGGACCATAAATTGGTAGAATTCCTGATCAAGAAACTTAACCTTTCAAAAAAAGACAGCATCATTCCAGGACAAAAAATACACAACTTCAAACACTTCATGGATTTCCCCAATGTGTTTAAATCCTACAATCAGCCCTTGGAACGAACGTCTTTTCCACATCCTTATTTCAAAAACTACGAACGTGTAACGGATACCATATTAAAAAAAGATGTACTGCTCTCCTTTCCATATCATGAGTTTAGACCGATCATCGATTTACTTCGGGAAGCAGCAATGGATCCCGATGTAAAAACGATCCAGATTACAGCATATCGTTTAGCTTCCAATTCCAAAATTGCAAATGCCTTGATTAACGCAGCCCGCAATGGCAAGGAAGTCACTGTGATGCTTGAACTTCGTGCAAGATTTGATGAAGAAAACAATTTGGACTGGAAAGAGAAACTTGAACTCGAAGGCATTAAAGTACTTACCGGTATCCCAAATAAAAAGGTTCATGCAAAACTATGTGTGATAAAAAAACGTATTGGAATGAAAACGATCCAATATGGCTTTGTCAGCACAGGAAATATCAACGAGAAAACGGCTAAATTATACGGAGACTATTGCCTCTTAACGAGTAATAGGGATGTTATTGCCGATATAAATAAGGTTTTCAATTACCTAAGACGTCCCAAATCAAATCCGGCTGAAATTATCAAAAATTGCAAAAGTCTTTTGATATGCCCAACCGATATGCGTAGAGAACTTCTACACTACATCGACCAGGAAATTACCGAAGCAAAGGCTGGTCGAAAAGCATACATCATTGTCAAGGTAAATTCACTCAGCGATAAAGAGATGATTAAAAAGCTCTATGACGCAGCAACAGCTGGTGTCAAAATAGATCTTATTATCCGGGGAATCTACTGTGCAACAAATCAAAAAACGTTTAAATTGCAAATGAACGCCATTTCAATCGTAGATGAATATTTGGAGCATGCACGTGTGATGTATTTTTATAATGCTGGTCGAGAGCAACTATTTATTTCCTCAGCGGACTGGATGACAAGAAACTTGGATCATCGTATCGAAGCCGCAGTAAAAATAACAAGCAAAAAAATCAAGGAGGATTTAAAAGAAATGCTTCAAATCCAGCTCAAAGATAATGTCAAAGCGCGGATACTCAATAATTCTCTGAGCAATCATTACGTCGAGAATAAAGAGGCACCATGTCGTTCACAGATAGAAATATACAAATACCTGAAAAAAAAATTAGCTGATCATTAGCAGTCTGTCTATCAATAGGAGCGCAAATTGATCAATAAACCGAACTGGGTTTTATACCTATTGATACAGACGAGAATCACCGTTTTTATTATATTAATTAAGACACAAGTTGTATCTTCATTCCATGAAATTCAACTTGTGTCTTACATTTGGCTTCAGCCTTTTCACACTTTGCCTCCGTGGGCAGGAAAAGATCATGCCTTCAGATTTTGTATACGTCAAGGACATTATCCCCACGATAAGCTTAGAAGTGCGTTATTTCGGCAGTCACAACTTCACCGGAAGGCCGATTAAAGGTTATGAAAAACCAGTCGCTATTTTAACTAAACGTGCGGCGCTAGCACTACAGCAGGTCGAGAACCATTTAAATAAAAAAGGTCTTGGCTTGAAAATATTCGACGCCTACCGCCCGCAACGTGCTGTTGACAACTTTAAAACATGGTCTTTAAACACCAATGATACAATTGCAAAAAAGGAGTTCTACCCGCTTATCAATAAGAAGAATTTGTTCAATCTAGGCTTTATTGCCTCCAAATCGGGCCACAGCCGGGGCAGTACAGTAGATCTCACGCTCATTAGCTTAAAAGATCAAAAAGAGATTGACATGGGTGGACCTTTTGATTTTTTCGGCGCAGTCTCACATCATCAGTACGCGGATCTGACAGCCCAACAGAAAGAGAACCGAAAGATCTTAAAAGAAGCAATGGCTAAATTTGGCTTTAAAGCTTATGATAAGGAATGGTGGCATTACACCTTGCAAGATGAACCCTATCGTAAAACCTATTTTGATTTTATCGTAAAATAAACATGTCTGTAAAGGAAACTTCCATCGAACACAAGGGCTTTTATGTCTTTCATTTTAAAGGCAACAAATCAAAACCCGTCTTTAGTTCCGAGCAGCAGCACATTTTATCAAAAGGTGAGCTCTATTCGCTCTGTTTAA
Proteins encoded in this window:
- the ppk1 gene encoding polyphosphate kinase 1 is translated as MAKKFIPRDVSWLSFNGRVLQEAADETVPLPLRIKFLGIFSNNLDEFFRVRVAGLKRAIDLKDKSANQSFYEDPQLILEELNIRVIKQQKKFDNTWNRIQKDMAKQNVYIKTSEELNPEQQQFVSDYYQDEVESNVIPLILDDIRPMPYIRDKSLYLGIAMGKQEWQYETKFALIEIPTSQNGRFVQLPSPKDEKHIILLEDVIKFNLPLIFSYFGFDVFNAHVFKVTKDAEFDIDNDINTTLVEKISKGVKNRRKGKPTRFIFDQEMDHKLVEFLIKKLNLSKKDSIIPGQKIHNFKHFMDFPNVFKSYNQPLERTSFPHPYFKNYERVTDTILKKDVLLSFPYHEFRPIIDLLREAAMDPDVKTIQITAYRLASNSKIANALINAARNGKEVTVMLELRARFDEENNLDWKEKLELEGIKVLTGIPNKKVHAKLCVIKKRIGMKTIQYGFVSTGNINEKTAKLYGDYCLLTSNRDVIADINKVFNYLRRPKSNPAEIIKNCKSLLICPTDMRRELLHYIDQEITEAKAGRKAYIIVKVNSLSDKEMIKKLYDAATAGVKIDLIIRGIYCATNQKTFKLQMNAISIVDEYLEHARVMYFYNAGREQLFISSADWMTRNLDHRIEAAVKITSKKIKEDLKEMLQIQLKDNVKARILNNSLSNHYVENKEAPCRSQIEIYKYLKKKLADH
- a CDS encoding M15 family metallopeptidase yields the protein MKFNLCLTFGFSLFTLCLRGQEKIMPSDFVYVKDIIPTISLEVRYFGSHNFTGRPIKGYEKPVAILTKRAALALQQVENHLNKKGLGLKIFDAYRPQRAVDNFKTWSLNTNDTIAKKEFYPLINKKNLFNLGFIASKSGHSRGSTVDLTLISLKDQKEIDMGGPFDFFGAVSHHQYADLTAQQKENRKILKEAMAKFGFKAYDKEWWHYTLQDEPYRKTYFDFIVK